The following DNA comes from Acidobacteriota bacterium.
CTCCCCGCTGGCCGTAGGCGGGTTCTGCGCGATGCGCGCCCTGTCCACCCGCAACGAAGAGCCGTCCCGCGCCTCGCGGCCGTTCGACGCCGGGCGCGATGGATTCGTGATGGGGGAGGGATGCGGCCTGCTCCTCCTCGAATCGGAGGAGCACGCCCGCCGGCGGGGCGCCGAGCCGCTCGCCGAACTCGCCGGGTTCGGGATGAGTGGAGACGCCTACCACATCTCGGCGCCGCCACCCGACGGGATGGGAATGGTGCGGGTGATGGAGGCGGCCCTCCGTGACGCGGGGATCCGGCCGGAGGAGATCGACTACATCAATGCGCACGGAACCTCGACCCCCGTCGGGGACGCGATCGAGGCGCGGGCCGTGCGCCGGGTGTTCGGCTCGCACGCCGACAGGCTTCTCGTCTCGTCGACGAAATCGATGACGGGACACCTCCTCGGGGCCGCGGGGGGGCTGGAGGCGGTGATCACGGTGCTGGCGGTCGCCCGGGACACCGCCCCCCCGACCGCGAACCTCGAGGAGCTCGATCCGGAGATCGCCCGCCCGCTCGCCGAGGGCGGCGAGATCGGCCTGGCTGCCGACCGGTTCGTCCCGGGTCGCGGGCGGAAAGCGGAGATCCGGGCTGCGCTGTCGAACTCGTTCGGCTTCGGCGGAACGAACGCGACGCTCGTCTTCCGGAAGGCCTGACGCTCCGGAAACCGCGGCCCGCCGGGAGCCGCGGCGCGGACGCCGGACGAACCGCCACACATCACCGATCGAGGCCATCCCGCCCCGTCTCGGGTCGGCCCGGCCGGCGGGGCTCTCCCGGTCGACGCGCCGGTGCCAACGTGACGCTGCCGGAATGTCCGGCGCGCGCGGGGAGACGGGCGCGCGGGCCGCCACCCGCTCCCCGCACGGCCGAACCTCGTCACACCTCGTCGAAGAAGTACTTCGCCAGGCACTGCACCCGCCGGTCGTAGGTCTCCGGATCCAGCAACCAGCAGGCCGCCGCCACGGAGGACAGGAGGCTGTTCCCGTCCTGCGGCGTGAAGGAGAAGCCGACCACCTCGTAGCCGTCCTCGTTCTGCTTCACGGTCAGCGACTTCCGCACCACGACCGCCTGGTTGAGGATCCTGCCGTAGTGACCGTGGTCCCGCCCGAACGAAAAGACGAGGTTGGCCGTCTTCTTGTGGGTCAGCGCGATGCGGTCGTTCGCCTCCATGCGGGCGATCACGTCGTCGACCGACGTCTTGTTGCGAACCGTGATGGAGAACCAAAGGGCGTGCATGTACTGCGAGTTGATCTTCAGCGCCGAGCTGAACAGGTCGAGGTCGTAGCCGAGGGTGTTGAACAGATGCCACGCGTCGCGGGCATGGTGCGTGCCGAACCGTTCGTCCTTGTGGGACCCCACCTCGGGAGCGGGGATGAACGAGCCCTCCTGGCTGATGTCGTTCGCCCGCCGGATGCAGACGAACTTGCCGCGGACGAAGTTGTCCGGACCGCCGTCAGCGAGCGCCACCGCGTGACACAGCACCGCGATGTTGTGCGTGTTGCAGGACACGATCTGGATGAACCGGTCTTCCCCCGGCACCAGGGCCGTGTCGTTCAGGCCCCTCGCATACGGCTTGCCGAAGCCGAACTCGCTTCCCTGGGCGAGGAACCCGAGAGTGTTGTGCTTGAAGCGCTCGTAGTACTCGACCTTGTTCTTTCTGCCGACGCCGGAGGGCGTGCAGTCGATGACCACGGAGGCCCTGTCGAGCGCTTCATGGGTCTCGAGCTCCGGCTCCAGGCCGATCTCCCGGAAGCCGTCGAACGACTTCGAATCGGTGACGAACCGTGCGCCGCGGGCGATCAGGGCGCGGACCTTGGAGCGATCGGTCAGCGAGGGCGTCCTCTTGTGGAACGTCACCTCGTCGATCCCGAGCGGTTCCTTGAAGTCGCACAACAGTCCGATGAGCGGCTCCCCGATCGTGCCGGTTCCGACGACATGAACCACCTTCTTGTCCATCAGTGGGTTCCCCCAACACGGCGCCGCCCGCAGCGGCGCCCGTCCGAGACCCAGGGCGGTAGCGGCTGCGCGAAACTTGACAAATTGTAAGGTTTAAGTTTACTATAACCGCTCCAATTCGGCTATTAAACTCGCGCCAAAAGATCCCAGAGGCCAACGTTGCGGTCGCCGGAGCCGACACGAGAGGACGTGCGCGCGGGCGTGCTCCCGCTGGAGTTGCGCGCGCACTTGCGGAACCTCGCGGTTCGTGACGAAGTGGTGCGAGGGCGCGCGATCCGGCACGCCCGCCCGCTGCGCCCGGCGGACGGCCTCCGGGCGGAGGCGCCCCTGGCTTCCGACCGGGTGTTCGTGTGCGGGCGCGAGGAGATCGACCTCCTCGGCGACCGGGCCGCGGGACCGGAGCGGGTCCGACGCCTCTGCGCCGCCCGGCCGCCGCTGATCGTGCTGGCCGACGCGGTGGCCGTGCCCCCGGGTCTCGACCGGGCCGCCTCCGAGGCGGGGATCGTCCTCGTCACCACGGACACGCCCGCTTCGCGCGCCCTCCTCGTGCTGGAGCGGTTCCTGGTCCGGGCCCTCGCCCCCCGGGTCCGGATTCACGGCGTCCTGATGGATCTGCACGGCCTCGGCGTCGTGCTTCTGGGCGAATCGGGCATCGGCAAGAGCGAATGCGCTCTCGAGCTGATCTCGCGCGGCCACCGGCTCGTCGCGGACGACGCCGTCGACATCCGCCTCATCGAAGGGGAACTCGTGGGGGAGGCCCCCGAACTGAGCCGCTACCACATCGAGGTCCGGGGGCTCGGGATCGTGAATGCGCGCGAGCTGTTCGGGGCCGCCGCGGTGCGCGACAGCAAGCGCGTCGATCTCGCGGTCGAACTCGTGCCGCTGGCGGCGGCGCCCGAGGGTGGCCGGTTGAGCCGGGGGACGCGGCGCTGGGAGGTTCTCGGGGTGGAGATCCCCCTGGCCCGGCTACCGGTGGCGCCGGGCCGCAACGTGGCGGTGCTTCTCGAAGTCGCCGCACGCCAGGAGCTGCTCCGCCAGCGAGGGCGTGACACGGGTTCGCGGCTGGCGGATGAGCTCGAGGCGCGGCTGCGGCGGGACGGCGACCGATGAAGCGGCTGGTTCTGGTCAGCGGTCTGTCGGGCTCCGGCAAGACGCTCGCCATGAAGAGCCTCGAGGACCTGGGCTACTTCACCGTCGACAATCTGCCCGTCGCCTTGATCCCCCCCTTCATCGAACTGCTCGAGCGGGGAGGCGACGAAGAGCCGCGGGCCGCGTTCGTCGCCGACGCGCGCGAGCGCGAACACCTGGTTTCCCTGCCCGCGCTGGTCCAGGAGCTGCGGGATCGTCCCGACGTGTCGCTGACCGTGATCTTCCTCGAGGCGGCGGAAGACGTGCTGGTGCGCCGTTTCTCCGAATCGCGCCGCCCGCACCCGCTCGCCCAGAACGAGCCGGCCCGCGTCGCCGAGGCGATCCGGCGGGAGGTCGAGCTGCTGGCTCCGGTGCGGGCCCTCGCCGATCGGATCATCGTGACGGACGACCTCTCGCCCCACGACCTGCGGCGCCTCATCCGGACGGAGATGGCCGGCCCGGCCGCTTCCTCGGCCCTCCGGTGCCATGTCGTGTCTTTCGGTTTCAAGCACGGCCTGCCACGGGACGCCGACATGGTCTTCGACGTCCGATTCGTACCGAACCCCTACTTCCGGCCGGCCCTGAAACCGCTCACCGGGTCGGACCGGCCGGTGGTCGAATTCCTCGAGAGTCAACCCGTGTACCGCGGCTTCCTCGAGCGGGTGGAGGCGCTGCTGGCGTTCGTGATGCCGAGATTCGTCGAGGAGGGCAAGAGCGTGGTCACGATCGCCGTGGGCTGCACCGGGGGCCAGCACCGGTCGGTTGCGGCCGCCGAGCGGATCGCCGCCTTCCTCCGCCGGGAAGGATACGACTGCGCGGTGACCCACCGGGACGTGGAGCGGGAGAGGAGAACCTCGTGATCGGATTGCTGGCGGTGACGCACGGAGGTCTGGCCGACGAGCTCGTGGCTGCCGCACGCCGGATCGTCCGGGACCCGGCGCCGATGATGTCGGTGAGCCTCGCCTGGGACGACGACGTGAAGGAGGCCAGCCGGCGGATCGAGCGGGCGATCGGCGAGCTCGATGAGGGCCAAGGTGTGATCGTGGTGACGGACATGCTCGGAGGAACTCCCGCCAACGTCGCCATGGCCTTCCTCGAACCGGGCCGGGTGGAGGTCGTCACCGGGGTGAACCTCCCGATGCTGATCAAGTTCAACAACCTTCCTCCCGGTGTCGGTCTCGCCGAAGCGGCACGGTTGATCGCGGAAAAGGGCCGCTCTCACATCACCGTCGCGGGGGAGATCCTCGCCGCGGAGGAAGACGGCCGGTGAGAGCGGAGCGCGACGTCGAGATCGTCAACCGGCTGGGCCTCCACGCCCGGGCCGCGGCTCGATTCGTCGACGAAGCGAGCCGGTTCGAATCGCGCATCGAGCTGCGGCGGGAGGGGGAGGCGGCGGACGGCAAGTCGATTCTCGGGCTGCTGACCCTCGCCGCAGCCCGGGGATCCCGCCTGCGGCTCGTCGCGGAGGGGCCGGACGCCGAGGCGGCGGTGGCCGTGCTGGCGGAGCTGATCGCCTCCGGCTTCGGGGAAGCCGCTCCGTGATGGGGGATCGGCGTCCCGGCGACCCGAACGCCGGCGGCCCGCGCATCGTGCGGGGGGTGGTCGCCTCGGCGGGCGTCGCCGTGGGGCGGGCACTCGTCCTCGACAGCTGGCAGATCGACGTTCCGCGCTACCGCATCGAGCCGATCCACGTTCCCCGGGAGATCCGGAGGTTCCACCGGGCGCGTCGCAAGGCCCGGCGCGAGATCGAAGCGCTGCGTGACAAGACGCTGGCGCGCCTGGGCGAGCGGTACGCGGCGATCTTCGACGCCCACCTGATGATTCTCGGCGACCGGAAACTGGCGCGCGAGACCATGCGGCGCATCCGCGAGCAGCGGATGAACGCGGAGTGGGCCCTTGCAGCGGGCGTGCGGCGGTTGCTTCGCGCGTTCGAGAGCGTCGAGGACGCCTACCTCCGCGAGCGCGGGGGCGATCTGGCGGACGTCCACGAGCGGTTGCAGCGCATCTTCGCCGGGCAGGACGACCCCCGGGGGCGCGATCTCAAGCTGGACGAGGACACGATCATCATCGCATCCCGGCTCACCCCGTCCGACGCCGCCTGGCTCCAGCAACCGAGGATCGTCGGCTTCGTCACGGAAGCCGGCGGCCAGACATCGCACACCGCCATCATTGCCAATGCGCTGGAGATTCCCGCCCTCGTCGGCGCCCGTGACGTGACGGAGATCGCCCGCGACGGCGAGTGGGTCGTCGTCGACGCGGCCCGAGGGGAGGTGCTGCTCGGGCCCGACGAAATCACGCTCGCGCGGTACCGGACGGCTTCCGCTGCGCCTCCCGCCGCCGAGGCGGAGCGGGGGGAGCCGGGGCCCTGCGCGACCCGCGACGGCGTTCCGTTCCGGGTCGCGGCGAACATCGAGTTCCCCGAGGAGATGGCGGCCGTGCGCCGCAGCGGTGCCGACGGGATCGGCCTGTACCGCTCGGAGTTCCTCTACCTCGCGGCGGCACCACGGCTGCCCGGCGAAGAGGAGCAAGAGGCGGCCTACCGGCGCATCGCCGAGGCGGCGCAGGGGAGACCGGTGGCGCTGCGGACGCTCGACCTGGGCGGCGAGAAGTACTTCCACCAGGTCCTCCATCGCGAGGACGGGCGCGCCAACCCGGTGCTCGGCCTGCGGGCGGTGCGGTACTGCCTCCGCCACCCGGAGATCTTTCGCACCCAACTGCGGGCCATGCTCCGGGTGGCCTGGCGGTTTCCCAACGTGGAGATCGTGTTCCCGATGATCTCCAGCCTCGAGGAATGGCGCGAGGTGCGCCGGTTCGTCTGCAGCGTCGCGGCGGAGCTCGAACGCGAGGGGTTCGCCTCCCGCCCGGTTCCCCTCGGCCCCATGGTCGAGCTCCCCGGGGCCGCTCTCGTCGCGGACCGCCTCGCCGAGGAGTCCGACTTCCTGTCGATCGGCACGAACGACCTCGTGCAGTACACCCTCGCCGTCGATCGGGGGGACCGCGAAGTGGCCCCGCTGGGCGATCCGTGGCATCCGGCCGTGCTCGACCTCGTCGCCCGGACGGTCGAGGCCGGAAAGCGGCGGTCGAAACCGGTGAGCCTGTGTGGCGAGATGGCGTCCGACCCGCTCGGTGCGCTGACGCTCCTGGGGCTGGGGCTCCGTGTCTTCTCCTGCACCTCCGGTGCGGTACCCGCCATCCGTGCCGTGCTCCGGGCGGCGGACGCCGGGGAGGCGACCCGTCTCGTCGCCGCGGCCCGCACCCGCCACGCGACCGGCGCGGAGATCCGCCGGGAGCTCGCCCGCGGCTTCGCCGGCGTCCTCGGAGCGGTGAGCCGCGACAGACGGTCGCCGGCGGCGCGCGGTCTCGGCGACCGGGGCCGGAGCTGAACCGGCGGGCCGCGGAGGTCCGCCGGGGTAGAATCGCGCCCGGAGGACGAGGCGACCGTGAAGAACGAAGCGCACGGCCGGGCGACGATGCGGCCATCGCAGGTGTGCCAGGAGCTCCGGATCCAGCCCTACGTCCTCAAGTTCTGGGAGGGCGAGATTCCGCAGCTCGGGGAGCGCGTCGGACGCAAGCGGCTGTACGGCCCGCTCGAGCGTGAGATCGCGGCGGAGATTCACCGGGTCATCGAGGTGGAGAAGGGAACGATCGCGCAGGCGCGCGAGCACATCGCGCGCCGGTATCCCCTGGGGGCGGAGAGGCCTCCCGCGGGGAAGGAAGCGACGCCGGCGGCCGAGGACCTGGCCGAGGCCCGCGCGAGGATCCGCGACCTGGAACGCCAGCTCTCCGCGCAGGCCGACCTCGAACGGCAGCTCCGCGAGGCGGTGGCCGCGAGGCGGCGGCTCGCCGAGGAGGTCCGCCGCCTGGAGCGCGAACTCGAGCAGGCCCGTGAGGCCGCCAGGCAGCGGGAGGCCCGGGTCTCGGCGTTCGAGCGGGAGCTGGAGGCCGCCTGCCGCGAGCTGGAGGAGATCGAGGCGCTCGCGGCGGGGCTCCTCGGCCCCGCGGAGGGAGAGGAGACCGCCCGGGAGGGCGGACAACCTCCGCTGTTCCCTTCGGGCGACGCCGACCCGGCGCCGGGCGACGCCGCCGGCCGTCGGTGCTAGAATCCGCGCGCTTCGCGGGCGGAGAGTGTTCCCGCCCGCGGCGTCGGGGCGTGGCGCAGCCTGGTAGCGCACTCGCTTGGGGTGCGAGTGGTCGCCGGTTCAAATCCGGCCGCCCCGACCAGATCCTCACCGGCGTCCCGTGCGCGGCGGCGGCCATCACGGCCGGTAGCCGAAGGTCTCGAAGGCGAAGGCGAGTTCCCGCGCGGCCCGCCGCCTGAACTCCGGCCGGAGCTCGGCGTGAGCCGTGGGGCGGTAGTTGCGGGCCCTCTCGAGGAACCGGGCGACGGGGTTCCTGGCGGGACCGAAGCCGGGGAGTTCCAGCTCCCGGTAGATCCGTTCCAGCGCGCCGAGGGGATCGGAGACCAGCTCCCGGTAGGTGATCTCGCAGAGGCGACCGGCGGGGATCGACGCCCGGTGGCGCAGGTACGCCCCGTAGATCTCGCGGTAGCGCCAGAGCACCCGGTCCTCGAGCGCCGCCTCGTCCTCCCGGGGGCGCTGATAGCGCATCAGGGGCGGGACCATCCGCTCCATGTGCAGCGTGGAGCGGAGGACATCGAAGGGGTGCCGGTGCACGTGGACGAAGCGGGCGTCGGGAAACGCCTCCAGGATCAGAGGGATCCGGGCGGTGTGGCAGGGTGACTTGAACACCAGGGGCCGGCCGTGCCGCGCGGTCAGCTTCGCGGCGAACAGGCGTGCCGCCTCCTGCCATCGCCGCCGCTCCTCGGGCAGCGCTCTTTCGAAGGTGACGTACCGCCGGTAGACCTTCTCGCGGGCGGGAAAGTGCCAGCACAGGTGCGGCGAGAGAAAGGTCATCGAGGCGAGGGCGATCTCGTCTTCGCACGGGGCGTCCAGGCGGACCTCGACGTCGTCGTGCGGCCGCCGCGGTGGCGTCAGCCTGCGGAAGCGTTCCCACGTGCTGCGCGGGGCGGTGAGGAAGGTCCAGGGGAAGCTGG
Coding sequences within:
- a CDS encoding sulfotransferase, with product MGGGSLRSRPKDLREWAARWLFSPLDGARFGDFARVLLQNRLRVHPLYLPRLALTVLSSMWTSARARREERVWAGRLARVRVERPLFVLGHYRSGTTLLQGLLAADPRFAYPSYFEASFPWTFLTAPRSTWERFRRLTPPRRPHDDVEVRLDAPCEDEIALASMTFLSPHLCWHFPAREKVYRRYVTFERALPEERRRWQEAARLFAAKLTARHGRPLVFKSPCHTARIPLILEAFPDARFVHVHRHPFDVLRSTLHMERMVPPLMRYQRPREDEAALEDRVLWRYREIYGAYLRHRASIPAGRLCEITYRELVSDPLGALERIYRELELPGFGPARNPVARFLERARNYRPTAHAELRPEFRRRAARELAFAFETFGYRP
- the ptsP gene encoding phosphoenolpyruvate--protein phosphotransferase; translation: MGDRRPGDPNAGGPRIVRGVVASAGVAVGRALVLDSWQIDVPRYRIEPIHVPREIRRFHRARRKARREIEALRDKTLARLGERYAAIFDAHLMILGDRKLARETMRRIREQRMNAEWALAAGVRRLLRAFESVEDAYLRERGGDLADVHERLQRIFAGQDDPRGRDLKLDEDTIIIASRLTPSDAAWLQQPRIVGFVTEAGGQTSHTAIIANALEIPALVGARDVTEIARDGEWVVVDAARGEVLLGPDEITLARYRTASAAPPAAEAERGEPGPCATRDGVPFRVAANIEFPEEMAAVRRSGADGIGLYRSEFLYLAAAPRLPGEEEQEAAYRRIAEAAQGRPVALRTLDLGGEKYFHQVLHREDGRANPVLGLRAVRYCLRHPEIFRTQLRAMLRVAWRFPNVEIVFPMISSLEEWREVRRFVCSVAAELEREGFASRPVPLGPMVELPGAALVADRLAEESDFLSIGTNDLVQYTLAVDRGDREVAPLGDPWHPAVLDLVARTVEAGKRRSKPVSLCGEMASDPLGALTLLGLGLRVFSCTSGAVPAIRAVLRAADAGEATRLVAAARTRHATGAEIRRELARGFAGVLGAVSRDRRSPAARGLGDRGRS
- the hprK gene encoding HPr(Ser) kinase/phosphatase; the protein is MRSPEPTREDVRAGVLPLELRAHLRNLAVRDEVVRGRAIRHARPLRPADGLRAEAPLASDRVFVCGREEIDLLGDRAAGPERVRRLCAARPPLIVLADAVAVPPGLDRAASEAGIVLVTTDTPASRALLVLERFLVRALAPRVRIHGVLMDLHGLGVVLLGESGIGKSECALELISRGHRLVADDAVDIRLIEGELVGEAPELSRYHIEVRGLGIVNARELFGAAAVRDSKRVDLAVELVPLAAAPEGGRLSRGTRRWEVLGVEIPLARLPVAPGRNVAVLLEVAARQELLRQRGRDTGSRLADELEARLRRDGDR
- a CDS encoding PTS sugar transporter subunit IIA; the protein is MHRGPAPVGCGRRADRRLPPPGRIRLRGDPPGRGAGEENLVIGLLAVTHGGLADELVAAARRIVRDPAPMMSVSLAWDDDVKEASRRIERAIGELDEGQGVIVVTDMLGGTPANVAMAFLEPGRVEVVTGVNLPMLIKFNNLPPGVGLAEAARLIAEKGRSHITVAGEILAAEEDGR
- a CDS encoding HPr family phosphocarrier protein, encoding MRAERDVEIVNRLGLHARAAARFVDEASRFESRIELRREGEAADGKSILGLLTLAAARGSRLRLVAEGPDAEAAVAVLAELIASGFGEAAP
- the rapZ gene encoding RNase adapter RapZ, yielding MKRLVLVSGLSGSGKTLAMKSLEDLGYFTVDNLPVALIPPFIELLERGGDEEPRAAFVADAREREHLVSLPALVQELRDRPDVSLTVIFLEAAEDVLVRRFSESRRPHPLAQNEPARVAEAIRREVELLAPVRALADRIIVTDDLSPHDLRRLIRTEMAGPAASSALRCHVVSFGFKHGLPRDADMVFDVRFVPNPYFRPALKPLTGSDRPVVEFLESQPVYRGFLERVEALLAFVMPRFVEEGKSVVTIAVGCTGGQHRSVAAAERIAAFLRREGYDCAVTHRDVERERRTS
- the fabF gene encoding beta-ketoacyl-[acyl-carrier-protein] synthase II; translated protein: MSAPERRVLVTGVAAVSPLGLDAEETWQGLVEGRSGIGPITRFDASDFPCRIAGEVRGFDPERFLDRRDVKKTDRFTQFAVACARMLFENARLEEGSFDPERAGVVIGSGIGGLELLERQHRILLERGPRRLSPFLIPGMIINLAAGMVSILFGLKGPNSATVTACASGNHAIGDAFRYIRHGDADLMIAGGTEAVISPLAVGGFCAMRALSTRNEEPSRASRPFDAGRDGFVMGEGCGLLLLESEEHARRRGAEPLAELAGFGMSGDAYHISAPPPDGMGMVRVMEAALRDAGIRPEEIDYINAHGTSTPVGDAIEARAVRRVFGSHADRLLVSSTKSMTGHLLGAAGGLEAVITVLAVARDTAPPTANLEELDPEIARPLAEGGEIGLAADRFVPGRGRKAEIRAALSNSFGFGGTNATLVFRKA